In Bacillus thuringiensis, the DNA window CAAATAACTCTTTGCTTTCTCGCCTTGCTCTTTACACATTCTATATAAAAGGAATTGCAAATCTTCCTCACGAAATGGGCGTAGTAAATAATAGAATGCTTGAAAACGAAATGCCGTAATCGACTCTTCTATATCTTCACCCATAAAAATCAATTTCGTATAACAATTTACTTCCCGTAATAAACTCGCATATTCAAAACCAGTTCCATCTAATAATTTTGAATTCAAGAAAACAAAATCTGGTGTATGCTTTTTCATGATAAATAATGATTCTGTTCCCGTATTCGCTTCAAAACATTCTACATTCTTTATATTTTCAGTGAATTTCTCAGCTAAACTTCTTCGCTCTTCTACTTCTTCCATGATCAGTAAAATTTTCATTTCTTCAACCACCTAATTCTTTTGTCCATATGTCCTGTTGTATACATTCGCTTTTATAAGAAACATTCCCTTTTTCTTACTATACCATTATTTATCTAAAAAAACAGAAAAAAGGAAACCACGACGGTTCCCCCTGCCCTTTTATTCCATTATTTGTAGGTAATAAAACTCACTGAATGCGAAATTTTACTGCCCCAAAAACGCAATTGGTGCTGGCTAATAATCAGTGAGAGATACCCCCTCACCTTATGCTAATTCTCGCTGCTTCGTTTCTTGCCCAAGCGCAATTACAGCAACTACACCAATTAAAATTGATCCACAGAAAATCGTAAATATTAGTGATAATGAAGCCTGTGAAGCAACTAAATATCCTACTAATAGCGGCCCAAGAATACCACCAATACGACCGAATGCTGCTGCCATCCCTGCACCTGTACCACGAATAACCGTTGGATACTGTTCCGGTGTATAAGCGTATAATGCACCCCAAGCACCTAAATTAAAGAAGGATAGTAACATGCCTGCTACGATTAATACTGTTAATGACTCCGCCACACCAAACAAGTAAGCACTACACGCTGTACCGATTAAATACGTAACTAAAACAAACTTACGACCAAGTCGTTCAATAAACCAAGCCGCTGTGAAATATCCTGGCAATTGAGCTAACGTCATGATAAGTACATACTGGAAACTTTTTATTAAACTAAATCCTTTTAATACCATTACACTAGGTAACCAAAGGAACATCCCATAATAAGAAAAGACAACAGAAAACCATAGAATCCATAACATAATTGTTGCCCTACGATATTCCCCAGACCAAACTGACTTTATATTTTCAATAACGGATGGTCTTTTTTCAACCTTTTGGAATCTCGGTGAATCCGGTAAATTCCATCTTAAATATAAAGCATATAGTGCCGGAACCGCGCTCAACACCATTGCAACTTCCCAACCATATTTCGGAATTACAAAATACGAGATAAGAGCTGCAATTAACCATCCACCCGCCCAAAAGCTTTCTAATAGCACAACTATTTTGCCACGTTCATGTGCTTCAACACTCTCTGATACTAATGTAGAAGCAACTGGAAGCTCTCCGCCAAGCCCCATACCAATTAAAAATCGTAACACAAGGAACATCGCAAATGTCGTCGTTAAAGCAGTTAAACCACTACCGATAGAAAATAGTAATAATGTAATAATAAAGACTGATTTCCGCCCTATTTTATCTGATAGTATTCCAAAAACGAGTGCTCCGACAGCCATACCAATTGAATTAACGCTGCCTATCCATCCCATTTCTTGCGTACTTAATCCCCAATCTTTTTGCAATGCTACCATTACAAATGAAAGCATTCCAACATCCATTGCATCAAATAACCAACCAAGCCCTGCTATACCAAGTAGCTTTCGCTTCGAAATTTCTTTCACCTTGCCCATAAGAAGTCCTCCTTACACAGCTGTCTTTACACATCATTTTACATGTGTGAATTGTATAAGTAAAATACTTTCGTACAAAAAAATTCTCCTTCATCATTCCCAAAAAGTAAAATACTTATCCCACTATTTGAGGGCAGTAAGACTCCCATCTCAAAATTCAGCTGAAGCAAAGAGGTTAGATAGAAGATCAACTGCCGTTAAACATCCGATTGGTGAGGGATAACGATCAGTGGTGGATGAGCAAAACCTCGTTTTATTAAAAATGACCAAATAAAAAAGTAGCGATATTTCGCTACTTTTTCGAACGCATGACTTCTTTTAAAAATTCCGCTAATACTAACTGACGACGCCAGCGCGTCGGATTACTACACAATCTATAAAACCACTCTAAGTTAATCGCTTGAATCCATTTTGGTGCACGTTTTACCTCTCCAGCCCATACATCTAAACTTCCGCCCACTCCAACAGCCATCTTCGTTTCTAAACGATGCTTATTAGTTTGGATAAAGTTCTCTTGTCTTGGGAAACCAAGCGCGACAAGTAATAAATCTGGTTTTGCTTCTTGAATACGAGAAACGATATTCTCTTCTTCTTCTTGTTTAAAGTACCCATCTTGTGTACCCACAATAGATACAGCTGAATACGTCTTCTTTAAATGATCTGCTGCAGCTTGTACAACATGCGGTTTTGCACCAAGTAAGAACACAGATACCGGTTTCTTCTCTTCTGATAGCTTCGCAAATAGATTACACATTAAATCAAAACCTGCTACACGTTCCTTTACGGGTGTACCAAGTAGACCACTTGCTTTTACAACTCCAATACCGTCAGGTGTAATTAAATCTGTATTTAATAATGTTTTATGGAATGTTTCATCCTTTTTTGCACACATAACAATTTCAGGATTTGCTGTTACTACCTGAAAAGTATGAGTTCGCTCTAATTCTAGTTGTCCCTTCAAATATTGGATCGTTTCATCCATTGTCATTGTAGAAAAAGGAACACCTAGAATATCAACCGTTTTTACTTCCATGATTAACTATCCTCTCTATTTCAGTAAAAGTTTTTTATATGCATTATAAGTATCTTCATACAAATTCTTTAGCGAGAAATGAGTAGATGCATGATTATATAAACGATTTCCCATCGCTTCTAATTCACCATTCAACCATTTTTCATAAGCATTTTCTAACGCGCTTGCTAACGAATTCGCATCACCGATCGGTACAATCCATCCATACGTATCATCAACTATTAACTTTTTCATATCACCTACATTTGTTGCAATAGATGTTAAGCGTTGATTAGCTGCTTCTAATAAAACAAGAGGGAAGCTTTCGCTATAAGAGGTTAATAAATTAATGTGTGCAGATGCATATAATTCTTTTGAATCTGTACGAAAACCTAGAAAAATCACCTTATCCTCTAAGCCCTTTTGTTTCACCATCTCTTTTAATTCTGCTTCTATAGGCCCATCACCAAGCAAGAGCACCTTTATATTTGGAATTTTAATTTTTTGCAACGCTTCAAATAAAATATCGTGACCTTTAACAGGATGAAGACGCGCTACTTGAACCGCTGTAAATACTCCTTCATCGATACCAAATTCACTTTTATCATAAGGTTTTGCTGGAGTATTATCATACTCGATTCCATTATAAACCGTACAAATCTTCTCTTCTGGTACACCTAGTTTTATTATGTTTCTCTTAAAATTTTCCGTAATTGCAAAGAATAAATCTACCTTCCTGAAAGAACGTAAATTTAACTTCGTAAATACCCATCCTTTTAATCCCCTCTTCATAAAATCCAAAGTTGGATCACTGTGGACAGTCATTATCCATTTCGCTTTTATACCTTTTTTCAAGAGGGAGAGATAGAAATTTGCTCGTGCGCCATGTGTATGCACAATGTCAAATTGATTTTCATTAATAAATGCTTTTATTTTTGAAAGAATTGATAGGTCGTACCGAGATGATTGGGTAAAAACATGCACTTGAATACCAAGGTTTCTCGCCTCTCTAGCAATCGCACCTTCTTCAAATACCATTAATTCCACTTCTTCCTTTGAAAATTGAGATAAAAGTGAAATAATATGTGTTTTCCCCCCACCTTCTTCTGCACCAGCATTCATATGCAACACTTTCATTTCTTACATCCCCCATTTTTTCTTTTTATTTACTATAACAAAATAAAAGCTAACATATGCTAGCTTTTATTTTTCTATCATTCAATTTCCAAGTCAACTATTAAATATGCCATGATTAATACTAAGTAGAAACTCACTCCAGGTGCAATTAAAATATGACCAGCCATGAATGAAATACCTAATCCAAGAAGTATTGCTGCAATCATCATTGCATATTTCACTGTGAATATTTGTTTAAATTTAGTAAATATACATGCAATAAATTTAATACCAAAGTATAAGAATGGAATTACAAGTAAAATGAACCCTATGATTCCGAAAGAATAGAACCAGTCATGGAAGTCACGTTCAATTAATTTCGGCTGTTCTTTATAGTTACCAGCATAACCCATTCCTAATAATTTTTGAGACATTGGGGCTTCATTATAGAAATCTTTATACATCTGTTCAAATAATTGACGCCCACTAAAAATAAGAGCTTGCGTTTCTTCTTTCTTCTCCGCTACTTTTTCTTTTGCTTTTTCTTTCTCTTTTTCTTGCTCTGTCACAGGAGGTTTGTGCTCTTTAGCTTCCTCCTTCTTTTTCTCTTCCTTTTTCGCACTCTGTTCTTGTTCAATTAATTGGAAATGGAATCCCATATTTTTCATAAACGGTGAAAAAGGTGTATATGCCAATATGCCTACAAATACAGTTATTGCAAGAAAACCATTTAATAAATAGGCATGTTTCTTTCCATCTTTACGCTGTGTAAATGCTTGAATAAAGCACATAACAACTGCGATAGCCATTGATCCAAAGATTGCTCCTACGCCAACCTTTGTCCCAATTGCAAATAGTGAATAAACAACTAAAATTGAAGGAATCCAATAGTATGCTTTACCTATACTTTTTGTTTTTTCGATTGAATACAAAATAACAATTGGACACATAATGGCTAAAATAGATCCTAGCTCGTTACCTGCATAAAACCAACCGCGTGATCCTAACTTTACCCATTCATAACTATTATAATCTGTTCCAGTAGTAATCGAAGCTACCATTACTACTCCTATAATTAGCGATGCATACGTAATATAGTCACGCATTTTTGAATTTGAATGGCTTTTTTCTTTTAAAGACTTAAATACAAACACATAACAAGTAAGCATAACAAACGGATATAATGCTTTTGCTATAAACTTAATTTCCTCTGTAAGTACCATAGGATCTTTTGTAAACTTATTATTTACCAATCCGATGGTGAAGACTATTCCTACTAAAATTATATACAATATATATTTTATATTTCCTTGTTTCTTCGTTTGAATTAAAATATATATCCCGCTTAGGAACATAACGAATAAGCGTGTAATAACTCCAATGGTCGTATCAATTTTTAAAACCATTATACAGAATGCCGTGAGCAAATCTAAAATTGGTTGCAACAAAATAAAGATTAATAGAAAATTTTCAAATTTATTACTTTTACTATTTTCGCTTAACATCTAGAACCTCCATAACTATTACCTAATTTCAATCTATACTGTTAATATTTTTTTCTTATCTCAAATATTTATTATAACATATATTTTTTAATTAAACGTCTCACATTTCTCCCCAATCTTACCTTATAGAAAAAAGCATATTTGCATTTTCAAGCGCTTTCTTTCCTCATTTTTTCTTTTTTTCTACATGTAAAGAAAATGCATTGTTATTTACATAACTTTAGTGTATATTTTTTCTCTGGAACATCTTTAGGAGGAAGGGATTACAGCAATGTTATTAATCGACATATTTACGTTTCTTGGCATTATCGCCGCTGCTATTTCCGGTACATTAGTTGGTTTAAAAAAAGATTTAGATTTATTCGGTGTCCTTTGTTTAGCTGTAGCTACTGCGCTCGGCGGCGGTATTATTCGTGATATTATGATCGGTAACCTGCCTCCTGTCGCATTTGTTAAACCCATTTACTTTTTCGTAAGCGTATTATCAGCATTATTCACTTGTATGTTTTTTGAGCGTATCAATAAACTGCAAGTCGTTATTATGCTTTCTGATGCTGTTGGCCTAGGTGTTTTTACAGCCATTGGTGCAAATGCGGCAATGTCACATCATGTTGACGCCTCATTCCTAGTTGTTTCAATGGGAGTCATTACAGGTATTGGAGGCGGTATTTTGCGTGACATTTGTGCTCAAGATATCCCTTACGTATTCCGAAAAGAGATTTACGCAATCGCTTCTATTTTAGGAGCAATTAGTTTCCTAATCACATATGCAATGGGGGCACACGTATTAGCTTTCTATGTTTGTTTATTAGTAACATTCACTATTCGTGTTGTCACTGTAATATATAATGTACATTTCCCAGTTTTCTTTAAAACACATGCTAAAATTAATAAAGGCCATTAAGAGAATTCTACATAGAATTCTCTTAATTTATATACTATTCTACACACTAATGTAGAGTAATTGTATATAAAAATATATAATTATAATATAACTAAAAATGAAAACGCTTTATATACAGGAGGGAAGAACGATGCTTGGGGTTTTTAAAAAACATACAAATAAAACACACGCCAGTATACTTGAATTAAGTAAGGATCAACAAATCACTTTTAACGTGCCTACTAATTCTGAATTGAAAATTCAAATGGATATGCTACATATTTCAAAGGAAGATTTACAAATCGTAAAGATACTACAGCCCTTTATTTATGAAGAAATTGATTGGATTACGGAAAAATTCTATGCCAATATTACAAAACAGCCAAATTTAATTACTATTATTGAACGTTATAGTTCTATTCCAAAACTAAAGCAAACTTTAAAAACACATATAAAAGAATTATTCAGCGGAGATATGCATGAAGATTTTATTGAACAACGTGTTCGAATTGCAAAAAGACATGTACAAATTGGCTTACATAGAAAATGGTATACTGCCGCTTATCAAGAATTATTCCGCTCTATCATGAAGATATTGCAAACAAGATTTAAAACAATTGACGACTTTTCACATTCTATAAACGTGATAAATAAATTATTCACCCTTGAACAAGAACTCGTTATTTCGGCTTATGAATCTGAATATGAAAGAATGCAAAAAGAACATGAAAAAGAAAAAGAAATAACCGCTATGACCATTACGCATATTGCCACAGAACTAGCATCTGTATCTGAAAAAACGAGCGCTTCTATTCAACAGTTAACCGCTAAATCTGAAACTATTGTAGAAATTGCCAAAACAGGTACTTCATTAGCTACAACATCGGAAGAAAAAGCGAATAAAGGGAAAGAGCAATTAAATCAGCAAAATAAACGAATGGAATACATTCAAACGAACATGGAAACGATCATTACAGATACTCATGAACTTCTCAATATTTCTAACAAAATTAATGAAATCATAGATATTGTAAAATCAATTGCAGAGCAAACAAATTTACTCGCACTAAATGCTGCTATTGAATCTGCTCGTGCTGGGGAATTTGGTAAGGGCTTCTCTGTTGTAGCTGGAGAAATTCGCAAGTTATCGGAGCAAACGAAAGAATCTATATTCAACGTTACAAAGCTCGTTGAAAAAACAAATGAACAAATTATTCGTGTCTCTTCTTCAGTGAAACAAATCAGCTCCCTCGTATCTGAAGGAACGGATGGTATGTCTGCAACAGATCAATACTTCCAAGAAATTGTAAAAGACATGTCTAACTCGAAAGAACAGAATAAAAAAATTGAAAATGAGTTAGAAACCATTTCACAAGTAATGAAAGGAATTCAAGACGATTCCTCAAAAATGGCTCTAACAGCTGATAGTTTACAACTGGAACTAAACCGATAGAGTGAAACTTATGTCAGTAGAGATTCTTTATCTCCGCTAACTCTTAGTCTTCATCTTCCATCCATAAAAAAAGAATCCAAACTGGATTCTTTTTATTTTCTAAAGAATATTTTTTGACAATACACATAACTCATATACACACCAAAGCTTTGCAAAATAAACAAGGCTGGCACGATAAGATTGTAATATGCCATATCTACTTGGAAGAGCCTTAACAATACGTATCCGCCAATTAACAAAAC includes these proteins:
- a CDS encoding LytR/AlgR family response regulator transcription factor, yielding MKILLIMEEVEERRSLAEKFTENIKNVECFEANTGTESLFIMKKHTPDFVFLNSKLLDGTGFEYASLLREVNCYTKLIFMGEDIEESITAFRFQAFYYLLRPFREEDLQFLLYRMCKEQGEKAKSYLRKLPIEGQEGIRYIFPEDIVYISKNKENKTVSIYTTNNQYISTYTLQELENKLNAYDFLRVHKSYLINMSYVQELKPYYNGTYNLYLDKYDEQPIPVSRNYVKKLRNKIEL
- a CDS encoding MFS transporter, which codes for MGKVKEISKRKLLGIAGLGWLFDAMDVGMLSFVMVALQKDWGLSTQEMGWIGSVNSIGMAVGALVFGILSDKIGRKSVFIITLLLFSIGSGLTALTTTFAMFLVLRFLIGMGLGGELPVASTLVSESVEAHERGKIVVLLESFWAGGWLIAALISYFVIPKYGWEVAMVLSAVPALYALYLRWNLPDSPRFQKVEKRPSVIENIKSVWSGEYRRATIMLWILWFSVVFSYYGMFLWLPSVMVLKGFSLIKSFQYVLIMTLAQLPGYFTAAWFIERLGRKFVLVTYLIGTACSAYLFGVAESLTVLIVAGMLLSFFNLGAWGALYAYTPEQYPTVIRGTGAGMAAAFGRIGGILGPLLVGYLVASQASLSLIFTIFCGSILIGVVAVIALGQETKQRELA
- a CDS encoding WecB/TagA/CpsF family glycosyltransferase, with amino-acid sequence MEVKTVDILGVPFSTMTMDETIQYLKGQLELERTHTFQVVTANPEIVMCAKKDETFHKTLLNTDLITPDGIGVVKASGLLGTPVKERVAGFDLMCNLFAKLSEEKKPVSVFLLGAKPHVVQAAADHLKKTYSAVSIVGTQDGYFKQEEEENIVSRIQEAKPDLLLVALGFPRQENFIQTNKHRLETKMAVGVGGSLDVWAGEVKRAPKWIQAINLEWFYRLCSNPTRWRRQLVLAEFLKEVMRSKK
- a CDS encoding glycosyltransferase family 4 protein, with product MKVLHMNAGAEEGGGKTHIISLLSQFSKEEVELMVFEEGAIAREARNLGIQVHVFTQSSRYDLSILSKIKAFINENQFDIVHTHGARANFYLSLLKKGIKAKWIMTVHSDPTLDFMKRGLKGWVFTKLNLRSFRKVDLFFAITENFKRNIIKLGVPEEKICTVYNGIEYDNTPAKPYDKSEFGIDEGVFTAVQVARLHPVKGHDILFEALQKIKIPNIKVLLLGDGPIEAELKEMVKQKGLEDKVIFLGFRTDSKELYASAHINLLTSYSESFPLVLLEAANQRLTSIATNVGDMKKLIVDDTYGWIVPIGDANSLASALENAYEKWLNGELEAMGNRLYNHASTHFSLKNLYEDTYNAYKKLLLK
- a CDS encoding O-antigen ligase family protein, which codes for MLSENSKSNKFENFLLIFILLQPILDLLTAFCIMVLKIDTTIGVITRLFVMFLSGIYILIQTKKQGNIKYILYIILVGIVFTIGLVNNKFTKDPMVLTEEIKFIAKALYPFVMLTCYVFVFKSLKEKSHSNSKMRDYITYASLIIGVVMVASITTGTDYNSYEWVKLGSRGWFYAGNELGSILAIMCPIVILYSIEKTKSIGKAYYWIPSILVVYSLFAIGTKVGVGAIFGSMAIAVVMCFIQAFTQRKDGKKHAYLLNGFLAITVFVGILAYTPFSPFMKNMGFHFQLIEQEQSAKKEEKKKEEAKEHKPPVTEQEKEKEKAKEKVAEKKEETQALIFSGRQLFEQMYKDFYNEAPMSQKLLGMGYAGNYKEQPKLIERDFHDWFYSFGIIGFILLVIPFLYFGIKFIACIFTKFKQIFTVKYAMMIAAILLGLGISFMAGHILIAPGVSFYLVLIMAYLIVDLEIE
- a CDS encoding trimeric intracellular cation channel family protein; this translates as MLLIDIFTFLGIIAAAISGTLVGLKKDLDLFGVLCLAVATALGGGIIRDIMIGNLPPVAFVKPIYFFVSVLSALFTCMFFERINKLQVVIMLSDAVGLGVFTAIGANAAMSHHVDASFLVVSMGVITGIGGGILRDICAQDIPYVFRKEIYAIASILGAISFLITYAMGAHVLAFYVCLLVTFTIRVVTVIYNVHFPVFFKTHAKINKGH
- a CDS encoding methyl-accepting chemotaxis protein produces the protein MINKLFTLEQELVISAYESEYERMQKEHEKEKEITAMTITHIATELASVSEKTSASIQQLTAKSETIVEIAKTGTSLATTSEEKANKGKEQLNQQNKRMEYIQTNMETIITDTHELLNISNKINEIIDIVKSIAEQTNLLALNAAIESARAGEFGKGFSVVAGEIRKLSEQTKESIFNVTKLVEKTNEQIIRVSSSVKQISSLVSEGTDGMSATDQYFQEIVKDMSNSKEQNKKIENELETISQVMKGIQDDSSKMALTADSLQLELNR